A single genomic interval of Dermacentor albipictus isolate Rhodes 1998 colony unplaced genomic scaffold, USDA_Dalb.pri_finalv2 scaffold_415, whole genome shotgun sequence harbors:
- the LOC139053952 gene encoding DNA translocase FtsK 1-like: MSVSDNPVQGPRGPTSAHSPALKLLLAEARRQFCATAENEEQPVEAAAPSPRFLRSGTCRDTAPVATQRRRRGRAAPHNDDDGGDNTGSESDDDTASSRRSSSCPPSCSYSSTSESSSEDSQLTLATDSASSRSPSPSAQEERVGAPATAEPTEEAVPNRTPHEPPEPEGAHAETEASARAAESDAPESVSTAHAPPCDVTAHTQGDAPPPPADPLLPGAKQPGRKKNSRRKRRNVRPVTITTVAKTGVRSSAPPAAQDTASTSEGRQTVLYRPLGRKAHFLAASRDAIAAFLAGVSGTHRVRPNLRRNVVAVDALPGTDLSALLAVRVICDVPVKAKALIADSCTGTLFNVDPAIDGPSILEGIESRVPVLAVTRSGDVATLRFTGRDVPEEVHLFRQRRIVRPQLPRPLQCGRCGLFGHATATCSRDPRCLQCAGSHATTACTSKRTRCINCRGPHESTEPRCPNWQLERRVASILARTVPRITRKQALVLARSNAPAARNQQPATTTAQRAPEPRSSPLVQPGRSFRDVLAGNTAPQPAAESSSAQPRSTTTPDARDLVITTLASALRALLESVPADSPARHMCVAALEMHDALIQHG, from the coding sequence ATGTCCGTCTCCGACAACCCAGTGCAGGGGCCACGCGGCCCCACCTCAGCGCACTCGCCGGCGCTCAAACTGCTTCTTGCGGAAGCGAGACGGCAGTTTTGCGCCACCGCCGAGAACGAGGAGCAGCCTGTCGAGGCTGCAGCCCCATCCCCGAGGTTCCTACGCTCGGGAACCTGCAGGGACACTGCCCCAGTCGCAACACAGCGTCGTCGACGCGGCCGTGCTGCCccgcacaacgacgacgacggcggagacaacaccggcagcgagagcgacgacgacacCGCCAGCTCGCGCCGCTCTAGCAGCTGCCCGCCTTCCTGCTCCTACTCGTCAACCAGCGAGAGCAGCAGCGAGGACAGCCAGCTGACACTGGCCACGGACTCGGCGAGCAGCCGTTCCCCGTCACCCAGCGCCCAAGAAGAAAGGGTCGGCGCCCCCGCTACTGCTGAACCAACTGAGGAAGCCGTGCCTAATCGTACGCCGCACGAGCCCCCGGAACCGGAAGGCGCCCACGCCGAGACCGaggcgagcgcgcgcgcggcggAGAGCGATGCTCCCGAGAGCGTCTCCACGGCGCATGCGCCACCCTGCGACGTCACGGCGCACACGCAAGGCGATGCCCCGCCTCCACCCGCGGACCCTCTCCTCCCCGGCGCGAAGCAGCcgggtaggaaaaaaaacagccgGCGTAAGCGCCGGAACGTGCGGCCGGTGACCATCACCACCGTCGCTAAAACCGGCGTACGTTCAAGCGCCCCTCCTGCGGCACAAGACACCGCATCGACCAGTGAAGGACGACAAACCGTCCTTTACAGACCGCTCGGGAGGAAGGCCCATTTCCTTGCGGCATCACGCGATGCAATTGCCGCATTCCTGGCCGGTGTTTCGGGGACACATCGAGTCCGGCCGAACTTGCGACGGAACGTCGTGGCCGTCGACGCGCTGCCAGGCACGGACCTGTCTGCGCTGCTCGCCGTTCGGGTGATTTGCGACGTGCCCGTCAAGGCGAAGGCACTTATCGCCGACTCTTGCACGGGCACGCTCTTCAACGTGGACCCGGCGATCGATGGGCCTTCCATCCTTGAGGGTATCGAGAGCCGGGTGCCCGTACTCGCCGTCACCCGAAGCGGCGATGTCGCAACACTGCGATTCACAGGCAGAGACGTGCCGGAGGAGGTGCACCTGTTCAGGCAGCGCCGCATCGTGCGCCCGCAGCTACCGCGGCCGTTGCAGTGCGGTCGATGCGGCCTCTTCGGGCACGCCACAGCGACTTGCTCTCGCGACCCGCGCTGTCTCCAGTGCGCGGggtcgcacgcgacgaccgcctgTACCTCAAAGCGGACCCGATGCATCAACTGCCGAGGCCCGCACGAGTCGACAGAGCCACGCTGCCCCAACTGGCAGCTCGAGCGGCGGGTGGCGAGCATACTCGCGAGAACCGTTCCGCGCATCACGCGCAAACAAGCCCTGGTTCTCGCGAGGAGCAATGCCCCTGCCGCGCGGAATCAGCAGCCGGCCACCACCACAGCACAGCGCGCGCCCGAGCCACGATCATCGCCGTTGGTTCAGCCGGGCCGATCATTCCGTGACGTGCTGGCCGGCAACACAGCGCCGCAGCCAGCCGCCGAGAGCAGCTCTGCCCAGCCCCGCAGCACGACAACACCCGATGCACGTGACCTCGTCATAACGACGCTCGCGTCGGCATTGCGTGCACTTTTGGAATCGGTACCTGCCGACTCCCCAGCGCGCCACATGTGTGTGGCAGCACTGGAAATGCATGACGCCCTGATCCAGCATGGCTAG